The Methanocella arvoryzae MRE50 DNA window TCCTTTTTACCCGCCGGTGACAGGGCGTCGTAAGCCCTCGATTCGGGCAGGCCGAGTTCCCGGGAAAGCGCAGACAGTGATTTTCTGTTGTCTCCGGATGCGATGTAGACGTCGACCTTCAGTTCCCCCAGTCTCTGGATCAGCCGCCTGGCACCTGAGAAAAGCCGGCCGCCAGTGGCCAGCACGTAGGGTATCTCTGAACGGGGCACGTCGACAACGAAACCCATATTGACATAATATATATCTTTACACTTAAGCTTAACCGCGGCGACCGCATCCCGCATATCGCCTATTGTGGCCAGCGTATCTTTTTTCGCCGCCGATGCTATGCGCTCCGTCGTGCACTTGCTTCGTCGGCAGATGACGTCGAGGCTGATGCTGGAAGAAGCCAGGAATGTCGAGATGGTAGTCGATGCGTCGAGGTTATCCAGGAAATCGGCTGAGTCTGCCCTGATGGCAACCAGAGCGCATCCCGGGTGTTGCAGGACCATGTTGGTCGAGGCCACGTTTTCGACGATCTCTCCGCTGCGGACGTTCTTGGCCACTCTGTACGCCTTTAGCAAGGTGCCTGCGCTATCGAAGATTACGGCAGTTTTCATGATATCTATCCCGGTCAGAGTC harbors:
- a CDS encoding HAD family hydrolase, with product MKTAVIFDSAGTLLKAYRVAKNVRSGEIVENVASTNMVLQHPGCALVAIRADSADFLDNLDASTTISTFLASSSISLDVICRRSKCTTERIASAAKKDTLATIGDMRDAVAAVKLKCKDIYYVNMGFVVDVPRSEIPYVLATGGRLFSGARRLIQRLGELKVDVYIASGDNRKSLSALSRELGLPESRAYDALSPAGKKELVLKLREKYDLVVMVGDGINDYQAIEAADIGVLTVQQAGPRPQVLYDSADFVIDDIGSVEEVISRRLPEGK